One window from the genome of Enterobacteriaceae bacterium Kacie_13 encodes:
- the trmJ gene encoding tRNA (cytosine(32)/uridine(32)-2'-O)-methyltransferase TrmJ, whose amino-acid sequence MLPNIRIVLVETSHTGNMGSTARAMKTMGLSSLYLVNPLVKPDSQAISLSAGASDVIGNAKIVDTLDEALAGCSLVIGTSARSRTLPWPMLEPRECGEHSAIAAQTAPVALVFGRERVGLTNEELQKCNYHVCIPANPEYSSLNLAMAVQIIAYEVRVAHLALLEAAKPQVEYEESPYPLVDDLERFYQHLEHTLLETGFIRQAHPGQVMSKLRRLFTRARPESQELNILRGILTSIEKTKNGKE is encoded by the coding sequence ATGCTGCCCAATATCCGTATTGTATTAGTTGAAACCTCCCACACTGGCAATATGGGCTCTACCGCCCGTGCCATGAAAACCATGGGATTATCCAGCCTGTATCTGGTTAATCCGCTGGTAAAACCTGACTCTCAGGCCATCTCTTTGTCTGCCGGTGCCAGTGATGTGATCGGGAATGCGAAGATCGTTGATACGCTGGACGAAGCCCTGGCGGGCTGCAGTCTGGTGATCGGCACCAGCGCCCGTTCGCGTACATTGCCGTGGCCGATGCTCGAACCGCGTGAATGCGGCGAGCACAGCGCCATCGCGGCCCAAACTGCGCCAGTCGCACTGGTGTTTGGTCGTGAACGCGTTGGTCTGACCAACGAAGAGCTGCAAAAGTGTAACTACCACGTCTGCATCCCGGCGAACCCTGAATACAGCTCGCTGAATCTGGCGATGGCTGTGCAGATCATTGCGTATGAAGTGCGCGTGGCACACCTTGCTTTACTGGAAGCTGCGAAGCCGCAGGTAGAGTATGAAGAGTCACCCTATCCGCTGGTCGATGACCTCGAGCGTTTCTATCAGCATCTGGAGCATACGCTGCTGGAAACCGGTTTTATTCGACAGGCGCACCCCGGTCAGGTAATGAGCAAATTACGTCGATTATTTACCCGTGCGCGACCTGAATCTCAGGAGTTAAACATCCTGCGCGGTATCCTGACGTCGATCGAAAAGACTAAGAACGGCAAAGAATAA
- a CDS encoding IscS subfamily cysteine desulfurase codes for MKLPIYLDYSATTPVDPRVAQMMMQCLTLDGTFGNPASRSHRFGWQAEEAVDVARNQIADLINADPREIVFTSGATESDNLAIKGAAHAQRVKGNHIITSQTEHKAVLDTCIQLESEGFEVTYLAPREDGVITPAAVEAAMRPDTILVSIMQVNNEIGVIQDIATLGELCRSRGVLFHVDATQSVGKIAIDLGELPVDLMSFSAHKIYGPKGIGALYVRRKPKVRIDAQIHGGGHERGMRSGTLPVHQIVGMGEAYRIAKEEMTAEVARLTLLRDRLWKGIQQLDQVHLNGSPQHAAPNILNVSFAAVEGESLIMALKDLAVSSGSACTSASLEPSYVLRAIGLSEELAHGSIRFSLGRWTTEEEIDYAIALVVKSVRRLRELPPVYTK; via the coding sequence ATGAAATTACCTATCTATCTCGATTATTCCGCCACCACGCCGGTCGATCCGCGTGTTGCGCAGATGATGATGCAGTGTCTGACACTGGACGGTACTTTCGGCAATCCGGCCTCCCGCTCGCACCGCTTTGGCTGGCAGGCGGAAGAGGCAGTGGACGTGGCGCGTAATCAGATAGCTGATCTGATCAATGCCGATCCGCGTGAAATTGTCTTTACCTCTGGCGCGACAGAATCTGACAATCTGGCTATCAAAGGCGCAGCCCATGCGCAGCGTGTGAAAGGCAATCACATCATCACCAGCCAGACCGAGCACAAAGCGGTGCTCGATACCTGCATTCAGCTCGAAAGCGAAGGTTTCGAGGTCACCTATCTGGCTCCGCGTGAAGACGGTGTGATCACGCCAGCGGCGGTTGAAGCGGCGATGCGTCCGGACACGATTCTGGTGTCGATCATGCAGGTGAACAATGAAATCGGTGTAATTCAGGACATCGCTACTCTCGGCGAACTGTGCCGCAGTAGGGGTGTTTTGTTCCATGTCGATGCGACGCAGAGCGTAGGCAAAATTGCCATCGATCTCGGTGAGTTGCCGGTCGATCTGATGTCATTCTCTGCGCATAAAATTTATGGTCCGAAAGGTATCGGCGCGCTGTACGTGCGCCGCAAACCGAAAGTGCGTATCGACGCGCAAATTCACGGCGGTGGCCACGAGCGCGGAATGCGATCCGGCACGCTGCCGGTGCATCAAATTGTCGGCATGGGTGAAGCGTATCGCATTGCCAAAGAAGAAATGACCGCCGAAGTGGCGCGTCTGACTTTACTGCGGGATCGTCTGTGGAAGGGCATTCAGCAGCTGGATCAGGTTCATCTCAATGGATCGCCACAACATGCGGCACCCAACATTCTCAATGTCAGCTTTGCCGCCGTGGAAGGGGAATCTCTGATCATGGCGCTGAAAGATCTGGCGGTGTCCTCCGGCTCGGCTTGTACCTCCGCCAGTCTTGAACCTTCCTACGTTTTGCGTGCCATAGGATTGAGTGAAGAGCTGGCACACGGTTCCATCCGTTTCTCGCTGGGGCGCTGGACCACCGAAGAAGAAATTGATTATGCAATTGCGCTGGTGGTGAAATCAGTCCGCCGCCTGCGTGAGCTGCCACCCGTTTATACGAAATGA
- the iscR gene encoding Fe-S cluster assembly transcriptional regulator IscR yields MRLTSKGRYAVTAMLDVALHSQEGPVPLADISERQGISLSYLEQLFSRLRKNGLVASVRGPGGGYLLGKDSADIAVGAVITAVDESVDATRCQGKEGCQNGERCLTHTLWRDLSERISGFLNNITLAELVNNQEILEVADRQNGEVRRQPNGRQMETINVNLRA; encoded by the coding sequence ATGAGACTGACATCCAAAGGCCGTTATGCCGTGACCGCTATGCTCGACGTAGCGCTGCATTCACAGGAAGGACCGGTACCACTGGCTGACATTTCTGAGCGCCAGGGCATCTCCCTTTCTTATCTGGAGCAGCTGTTCTCGCGTCTGCGTAAAAACGGTCTGGTTGCCAGCGTTCGTGGTCCGGGCGGTGGTTATCTGTTAGGTAAAGATTCAGCAGATATCGCCGTTGGCGCAGTCATCACGGCCGTTGACGAATCTGTTGACGCAACCCGTTGTCAGGGTAAAGAAGGGTGCCAGAACGGCGAACGCTGTCTGACTCACACCCTGTGGCGTGATCTGAGCGAGCGCATCAGCGGCTTCCTCAACAACATCACGCTGGCAGAGCTGGTCAATAACCAGGAAATCCTGGAAGTGGCCGACCGTCAGAACGGTGAAGTCCGTCGTCAGCCAAATGGCCGTCAGATGGAAACGATCAATGTGAACCTCAGAGCCTAA